A single window of Sphingobium sp. SCG-1 DNA harbors:
- the pal gene encoding peptidoglycan-associated lipoprotein Pal, which yields MNALSKSLLMATAVVSLAACSKKAPQELPPAPVDNSTPADTGAGTGGPVKGSQEDFIASVAADRILFGTDEFEIDSQDQSILQSQAQWLQANPNVRVTIEGHADERGTRDYNLALGEKRANSAKNYLASLGIAPTRITTISYGKERPAATGSDESAWAQNRRAVTVTVQY from the coding sequence ATGAACGCACTGTCCAAAAGCCTGCTGATGGCCACCGCTGTCGTATCGCTCGCAGCTTGTTCCAAGAAGGCGCCGCAGGAACTTCCGCCCGCGCCGGTTGATAACAGCACCCCCGCTGATACTGGTGCAGGCACCGGTGGTCCTGTTAAGGGCAGCCAGGAAGACTTCATCGCGAGCGTCGCTGCCGACCGCATCCTGTTCGGTACGGACGAGTTCGAAATAGACTCTCAGGATCAGAGCATCCTGCAGAGCCAGGCACAGTGGTTGCAGGCGAACCCCAATGTCCGCGTCACGATCGAAGGCCATGCCGACGAGCGCGGCACCCGCGATTACAATCTAGCCTTGGGTGAAAAGCGCGCCAATTCAGCCAAGAATTATCTGGCATCCCTTGGCATTGCGCCCACCCGGATCACAACGATCAGTTACGGTAAGGAGCGCCCCGCCGCGACAGGTTCCGACGAAAGCGCATGGGCACAGAACCGTCGTGCCGTCACGGTGACCGTGCAATATTGA
- a CDS encoding M28 family metallopeptidase encodes MTRSICAAFMLALLSTSALAQSGKDEPAFTPEGVRAHVAFLADDMLEGRDTGSRGQEIAARYVATRFDALGLKPAGENGSWYQTVTFQQTDRGATPGTVTISGAGAEKSWKHATEVLIGTNANEPKLDISAPLVFVGYGIESAPLGIDDYAGLDVKGKIVVTLRGFPKGMPSEEGAHVGATKAEAAQRHGAIGIISVGTLQSMKARPWERMLQTADASSFTWVGKDGKAFDEAPGIRASASLNGPAADAVFAGAAKSLATIRKEADKAGSRPKGFALKTGIRIQNESTSKRITSSNVAAILPGSDPKLASEYVVLSAHLDHIGISKAKAGEPTGTDHINNGALDNAAGIATMLEVARAAASVPTKPRRSIIFLASTAEERGLLGADYFARHPSVPGDRIVGNVDLDMPLLLYPFTDVIAFGADHSTLGPIVAKAVAPMNLKLAPDPMPQESIFVRSDHYMFVKQGVPAVFLATGYANGGAKAWETFLSGNYHHPGDDMNQKIDWEAGARFAEANYRITRAMADGDVAPMWYEKDFFGDVFAPGAKKAAKSGQ; translated from the coding sequence ATGACACGTTCCATCTGCGCAGCCTTCATGCTCGCACTTCTTTCGACTTCGGCCTTGGCACAAAGCGGTAAGGACGAGCCAGCGTTCACGCCAGAAGGCGTCCGCGCGCACGTCGCGTTCCTTGCCGACGACATGCTGGAGGGGCGAGACACCGGCAGCCGGGGCCAGGAGATCGCCGCGCGCTACGTCGCTACTCGGTTCGACGCCCTGGGACTAAAACCGGCGGGCGAAAACGGAAGCTGGTATCAGACCGTCACTTTTCAGCAGACCGACCGCGGCGCCACGCCGGGCACAGTGACGATCAGCGGCGCAGGCGCAGAGAAAAGCTGGAAGCATGCGACCGAGGTGCTGATCGGCACCAACGCGAATGAGCCAAAGCTCGACATATCCGCGCCGTTGGTTTTCGTCGGCTATGGCATCGAAAGCGCGCCGCTAGGTATCGATGATTATGCCGGGCTGGACGTGAAGGGCAAGATCGTCGTCACCCTGCGCGGCTTCCCCAAGGGCATGCCGAGCGAGGAAGGCGCGCATGTCGGTGCAACCAAGGCGGAAGCCGCACAGCGCCATGGCGCGATCGGCATCATCAGCGTGGGCACCCTGCAGTCGATGAAGGCGCGGCCGTGGGAACGGATGCTGCAAACCGCCGACGCGTCGAGCTTCACCTGGGTCGGCAAAGATGGCAAGGCATTCGATGAAGCGCCCGGCATCCGCGCCTCCGCGTCGCTCAACGGTCCGGCTGCGGACGCGGTGTTCGCAGGCGCGGCCAAGTCGCTCGCCACGATCCGCAAGGAAGCGGACAAGGCTGGCAGTCGGCCTAAGGGCTTTGCGCTTAAGACTGGCATTCGCATCCAGAACGAGAGTACGAGCAAGCGGATCACCAGCTCCAATGTCGCGGCAATCCTGCCGGGGTCCGACCCCAAGCTTGCCAGCGAATATGTCGTACTGTCCGCGCATCTCGACCATATCGGCATCAGCAAGGCGAAGGCTGGCGAGCCGACGGGCACGGATCACATCAACAATGGCGCGCTCGATAATGCGGCGGGCATCGCAACGATGCTGGAAGTGGCGCGCGCCGCCGCCAGCGTTCCAACGAAGCCGCGCCGTTCGATCATCTTCCTCGCCTCCACGGCGGAAGAGCGCGGACTGCTGGGCGCGGATTACTTCGCGCGTCACCCGAGCGTTCCGGGTGACAGGATCGTCGGCAATGTCGATCTGGACATGCCGCTGCTGCTTTATCCCTTTACGGACGTGATCGCGTTCGGGGCGGATCACTCGACGCTCGGTCCCATAGTCGCCAAGGCCGTCGCACCGATGAACCTCAAGCTCGCGCCCGACCCGATGCCGCAGGAGAGCATTTTCGTGCGCTCCGACCATTATATGTTCGTGAAGCAAGGCGTCCCCGCCGTGTTCCTGGCGACCGGCTATGCCAATGGCGGGGCAAAGGCGTGGGAGACGTTCCTATCGGGCAATTACCACCATCCCGGCGACGACATGAACCAGAAGATCGACTGGGAAGCGGGCGCTCGCTTTGCCGAAGCAAATTACCGGATTACGAGGGCCATGGCGGACGGAGACGTAGCGCCGATGTGGTATGAGAAAGACTTCTTCGGTGATGTCTTCGCACCGGGGGCGAAGAAGGCCGCGAAATCTGGGCAATAG
- the tolB gene encoding Tol-Pal system beta propeller repeat protein TolB translates to MTPSKTFALKRFAATAALAIGLLAAPVHAQLSVDVTDESASNLKIAVPTLPTQQSVQTPAGTTEELGRKVAEVIAADLRGSGLFEPSGPSGLPGVTVPEVTFPTYDKWGSFEALVQGFVRSTGGNADITVGCYLYDVALKSELTRQGYVVAPGDWRRAAHKCADAIYARLSGESPFFDSRIAYIAESGPKDKRVKRLAIMDSDGANHRFITNGQSIALTPRFSPDYKSIVYVSYLNNRVRIFVYDIGTGKQRLVTESSNATFAPRWSPDGRNILFSMAVGGNTDIYRVSSSGGSPQRLTTSPAIDVGGSYSPDGSKIVFESDRSGGQQLYVMNADGSGQQRISHGGGRYATPEWSPRGDLIAFTKISGDFKVAVMTPTGGNERILTNGWQDEQPSWSPNGRVLQFFRTSAGRTGASQVWQVDLTGVNERRIPTPLNGSDPAWGPLLP, encoded by the coding sequence ATGACCCCTAGCAAGACATTCGCGCTCAAGCGGTTCGCCGCAACTGCCGCCCTCGCCATCGGCCTCCTCGCCGCACCCGTACACGCACAGTTGAGCGTCGACGTAACGGACGAAAGCGCGTCCAACCTCAAGATCGCCGTGCCGACGCTGCCGACGCAACAGTCGGTCCAGACCCCCGCTGGAACCACCGAGGAACTTGGCCGCAAGGTCGCCGAAGTCATCGCTGCAGACTTGCGTGGATCAGGTCTGTTCGAGCCATCCGGCCCCAGCGGCCTTCCCGGCGTTACAGTCCCGGAAGTGACCTTCCCTACTTATGACAAGTGGGGTAGCTTCGAGGCTCTCGTGCAGGGCTTCGTCCGCTCGACTGGTGGTAACGCGGACATCACGGTCGGCTGCTACCTCTATGACGTCGCGTTGAAATCAGAACTGACGCGGCAAGGCTATGTGGTCGCGCCGGGCGATTGGCGCCGTGCCGCACATAAATGCGCCGACGCCATCTATGCGCGGTTGTCGGGAGAAAGCCCGTTCTTCGACAGCCGCATCGCCTACATCGCCGAGAGCGGCCCCAAGGACAAACGCGTCAAGCGGCTGGCGATCATGGACAGCGATGGCGCGAACCACCGCTTCATCACCAACGGGCAGAGCATTGCGCTGACCCCCCGCTTCTCGCCCGATTACAAGTCGATCGTCTATGTGAGCTACCTCAACAATCGCGTCCGCATCTTCGTATACGACATAGGCACAGGCAAGCAGCGCCTTGTCACCGAAAGCAGCAACGCGACCTTCGCACCGCGCTGGTCGCCTGATGGCCGCAACATCCTCTTCTCGATGGCAGTGGGCGGCAACACGGACATTTATCGCGTATCCTCAAGCGGTGGCTCGCCGCAGCGCCTTACTACATCTCCTGCTATCGACGTTGGCGGCAGCTACTCACCCGACGGAAGCAAAATCGTGTTCGAGAGTGACCGCTCGGGCGGGCAACAGCTCTACGTCATGAATGCGGACGGTTCCGGCCAGCAGCGGATCAGCCATGGTGGCGGGCGCTACGCAACGCCGGAATGGTCGCCGCGCGGCGATCTCATCGCCTTCACGAAGATCAGCGGCGACTTCAAGGTCGCGGTGATGACGCCCACCGGCGGCAACGAGCGCATCCTGACCAACGGCTGGCAGGACGAACAGCCAAGCTGGTCGCCCAACGGTCGTGTCCTGCAATTCTTCCGCACCAGCGCAGGACGGACGGGCGCGAGTCAAGTCTGGCAAGTTGACCTCACCGGCGTGAATGAGCGTCGCATTCCGACCCCGCTGAACGGCTCCGATCCGGCGTGGGGACCATTGCTTCCATGA
- the clpB gene encoding ATP-dependent chaperone ClpB: MNLEKFTDRAKGFLQSAQTVAIRMNHQRISPEHLLKALLEDEQGMASGLIRAAGGDPATAMRETDAALAKVPAVSGSGAQQTPGLDNDSVRVLDQAEQVAQKAGDSYVTVERLLLALALSTTTTAGKALAAAGVKAEALNGAINSLRGGRTADTASAEDRYDALKKFARDLTQAARDGKLDPVIGRDEEIRRTVQILARRTKNNPVLIGEPGVGKTAIAEGLALRIANGDVPDTLKDRTLMALDMGSLIAGAKYRGEFEERLKGVLDEVKGAEGQIVLFIDEMHTLIGAGKGEGAMDASNLLKPALARGELHCIGATTLDEYRKHVEKDPALQRRFQPVFVGEPTVEDTVSILRGLKEKYELHHGVRITDSALVSAATLSHRYITDRFLPDKAIDLMDEAASRLRMEVESKPEEIENLDRRIIQLKIEREALKKETDRASQERLTALEEDLANLEQQSSELTQRWQAEKDKIAGESKIKEQLEGARLELEQAQRAGDLAKMSELSYGTIPQLEKQLAAAATASEGAMLREEVTAEDIAGVVARWTGIPVERMMEGEREKLLAMETEIGKRVIGQADAVKAVSTAVRRSRAGLQDPNRPLGSFLFLGPTGVGKTELTKALAEFLFDDSSAMVRIDMSEFMEKHSVARLIGAPPGYVGYEEGGVLTEAIRRRPYQVILFDEVEKAHGDVFNILLQVLDDGRLTDGQGRTVDFTNSIIVLTSNLGSQYLSNMTDGQKVEDVEPQVMEIVRGHFRPEFLNRLDEIILFHRLAAEHMGPIVDIQVGRVQKLLKDRKVTLNLTDGARAWLGRVGYDPVYGARPLKRSVQRYLQDPLADLILRGDVHDGATVQVDEGDGALVLEVQ; this comes from the coding sequence ATGAACCTCGAAAAATTCACCGACCGCGCCAAGGGCTTTCTCCAATCGGCGCAGACCGTCGCGATCCGGATGAACCATCAGCGGATCAGCCCGGAGCATCTCTTGAAGGCGCTGCTGGAAGACGAGCAGGGCATGGCGTCCGGATTGATCCGGGCCGCTGGCGGCGATCCGGCCACCGCAATGCGCGAAACGGATGCGGCGCTGGCGAAAGTGCCTGCGGTGTCGGGCAGTGGTGCGCAGCAGACGCCAGGCCTGGACAACGACTCCGTCCGCGTGCTGGATCAGGCGGAGCAAGTCGCGCAAAAAGCAGGCGATAGTTATGTGACGGTCGAGCGGCTGTTATTAGCTCTCGCCCTGTCGACCACCACGACCGCAGGGAAGGCATTGGCGGCGGCAGGCGTGAAGGCGGAGGCTCTGAACGGCGCGATCAACAGCCTGCGCGGCGGGCGAACCGCCGACACGGCGTCCGCAGAAGATCGCTACGACGCGCTCAAGAAATTCGCACGCGACTTGACGCAGGCAGCCCGTGACGGAAAGCTCGATCCCGTCATCGGCCGCGACGAGGAAATCCGCCGAACCGTGCAGATCCTCGCCCGCCGCACCAAAAACAATCCCGTGTTGATCGGCGAGCCCGGCGTCGGCAAGACCGCCATCGCGGAGGGCCTTGCCCTGCGCATCGCCAATGGCGACGTGCCCGACACGCTGAAAGACCGCACGCTGATGGCCCTCGACATGGGGTCGCTGATCGCAGGTGCCAAATATCGCGGCGAATTCGAGGAGCGGCTGAAGGGCGTGCTAGACGAAGTGAAGGGCGCGGAAGGCCAGATCGTCCTGTTCATAGACGAGATGCATACGCTGATCGGCGCGGGCAAGGGCGAAGGCGCGATGGACGCCTCCAACCTTTTGAAGCCTGCCCTTGCGCGCGGTGAACTACATTGCATCGGCGCAACCACGCTGGACGAATATCGCAAGCATGTGGAGAAAGACCCGGCGCTGCAACGGCGCTTTCAGCCGGTGTTCGTGGGCGAACCGACGGTCGAGGATACGGTATCGATCCTGCGCGGCCTGAAAGAAAAATACGAACTGCACCATGGCGTGCGGATCACCGACAGTGCTCTGGTGTCCGCCGCGACGCTCTCGCATCGTTATATCACGGACCGCTTTCTGCCCGACAAGGCCATCGACCTGATGGACGAAGCCGCGTCGCGGCTGCGCATGGAGGTGGAGAGCAAGCCTGAAGAGATCGAGAATCTCGACCGCCGCATCATCCAGTTGAAGATCGAGCGTGAGGCTCTGAAGAAAGAAACGGATCGCGCGTCCCAGGAGCGGTTGACCGCGCTGGAGGAAGACCTCGCCAATTTGGAGCAGCAATCGTCCGAACTGACGCAGCGCTGGCAGGCAGAAAAGGACAAGATTGCGGGCGAATCGAAGATCAAGGAGCAGCTAGAAGGCGCGCGTCTGGAATTGGAGCAGGCGCAGCGCGCGGGCGATCTCGCGAAAATGAGCGAACTGTCATACGGCACAATCCCGCAACTGGAGAAGCAGCTTGCCGCCGCCGCGACCGCGTCGGAAGGCGCGATGCTGCGCGAGGAAGTGACGGCGGAGGACATCGCCGGTGTCGTGGCCCGCTGGACCGGCATTCCCGTCGAGCGAATGATGGAGGGGGAGCGCGAGAAGCTGCTGGCCATGGAAACCGAGATTGGCAAGCGCGTCATCGGACAGGCGGACGCGGTAAAAGCCGTCTCCACCGCCGTCCGCCGCAGCCGCGCGGGGTTACAGGATCCGAACCGGCCTTTGGGCTCATTCCTGTTCCTCGGCCCTACGGGTGTCGGCAAGACCGAACTAACCAAGGCGCTGGCCGAATTCCTGTTCGACGACAGCAGCGCCATGGTGCGCATCGACATGAGCGAATTCATGGAGAAGCATTCGGTCGCACGGCTGATCGGTGCGCCTCCGGGCTATGTCGGCTATGAGGAAGGCGGCGTGCTGACCGAAGCGATCCGGCGACGGCCCTATCAGGTGATCCTGTTCGATGAAGTCGAAAAGGCGCATGGCGACGTGTTCAACATCCTGCTGCAAGTGCTGGATGACGGCCGCCTGACCGATGGGCAGGGCCGCACGGTGGACTTCACGAACAGCATCATTGTGCTGACATCAAACCTGGGCAGCCAATACCTGTCCAACATGACCGACGGGCAGAAGGTCGAGGATGTCGAGCCGCAAGTGATGGAGATTGTGCGCGGCCATTTTCGGCCCGAGTTCCTTAACCGGCTGGACGAGATCATCCTGTTCCACCGCCTCGCGGCAGAACACATGGGTCCCATCGTCGATATTCAGGTCGGCCGCGTACAGAAGTTGCTAAAAGACCGTAAGGTGACGCTGAACCTGACGGACGGCGCACGCGCATGGCTGGGTCGTGTGGGTTACGATCCGGTCTATGGCGCGCGTCCCTTGAAGCGCTCGGTGCAACGATATCTGCAAGATCCCCTGGCAGACCTGATCCTGCGCGGCGATGTGCATGACGGCGCAACGGTGCAGGTCGATGAGGGCGATGGAGCGCTGGTGTTGGAGGTTCAATAA
- a CDS encoding ExbD/TolR family protein produces MSMSGPPSTRRGGRRAPMADINVTPLVDVMLVLLIIFMVTAPLLVTGVPVNLPDSKAKGLDQDQKPTLVSLDRNGGLFVDDTEISMGDLPGRLAEIRAANAGMEPPQIFLRADTALDYGRVMDVMGELSAAGLNKVALVSTSASEGAPATRSTTQL; encoded by the coding sequence ATGTCAATGAGCGGACCACCTTCCACACGCCGCGGCGGGCGCCGCGCGCCGATGGCTGACATCAACGTCACACCGCTGGTCGACGTGATGCTGGTGCTGCTCATCATCTTCATGGTGACCGCGCCGCTGCTGGTGACAGGCGTTCCGGTGAACCTGCCCGATAGTAAGGCCAAGGGGCTGGATCAGGATCAGAAGCCTACCCTTGTGTCGCTCGACCGAAATGGCGGGCTATTCGTGGATGACACCGAGATCAGCATGGGTGACTTGCCGGGGCGGCTGGCCGAAATCCGCGCCGCCAATGCGGGCATGGAGCCGCCGCAGATCTTCCTGCGTGCTGACACGGCGCTCGATTACGGCCGGGTGATGGACGTGATGGGCGAGTTGAGCGCCGCGGGCCTCAACAAAGTCGCGCTCGTCAGCACCAGCGCCAGCGAAGGCGCGCCCGCCACTCGTTCCACTACCCAGCTCTAA
- a CDS encoding cell envelope biogenesis protein TolA → MERTEKIGFGIATAAHVLLFGILSTGFLSTPNPMKLNSPPMDVSLVDEVALQSAAPQISRQPPPPSVAPEVGETAEPAPAEPVPSPPEPTPPEPTPPPPRPVPRPTPKPAPTTRPAEKAKPKPAAPKPTPEKAKPAKPTPPVERAKPAPAKAKPAAAKPVPAKATAKKPTAAKPAAATGKGKTDRPKGSQLGPDFLKGIQGEAPRSPAPAAPAANVIGAKQKAALDSEIRRQLKPHWKAPTGADAEQLRTIVAVELTPNGAISGSPEVVDTTGITASNRAQVKLHQELAVKAIRLAAPFKLPPDLYDGWKSLRIAFDKRLSQ, encoded by the coding sequence ATGGAACGCACGGAGAAAATCGGATTTGGGATCGCGACGGCGGCGCATGTGCTACTGTTCGGTATCCTCTCGACCGGGTTCCTGTCGACACCCAATCCGATGAAACTCAATTCACCGCCGATGGACGTGAGCCTGGTGGATGAAGTCGCGCTGCAATCTGCCGCACCGCAAATCTCACGCCAACCGCCGCCTCCCAGCGTCGCACCCGAAGTGGGAGAAACCGCCGAGCCTGCGCCCGCCGAACCCGTGCCCAGCCCGCCGGAACCCACGCCACCTGAGCCGACACCGCCGCCGCCGCGCCCGGTTCCGAGGCCTACCCCTAAACCCGCACCGACTACGCGCCCGGCGGAAAAAGCCAAGCCTAAGCCGGCCGCGCCCAAGCCCACGCCGGAAAAGGCTAAACCCGCAAAGCCCACGCCGCCCGTTGAGCGCGCCAAGCCAGCGCCTGCGAAGGCAAAACCTGCTGCCGCCAAGCCCGTTCCGGCAAAGGCAACTGCCAAGAAGCCCACTGCCGCCAAACCCGCAGCGGCAACCGGCAAGGGCAAGACCGATAGGCCGAAAGGATCTCAACTCGGCCCCGACTTCCTGAAGGGCATTCAGGGAGAAGCGCCGCGTAGCCCTGCCCCGGCTGCGCCCGCCGCAAACGTCATTGGCGCGAAGCAGAAGGCAGCGCTCGATTCCGAAATCCGGCGGCAGTTGAAACCGCATTGGAAGGCTCCGACCGGCGCGGACGCCGAGCAGTTGCGCACGATCGTTGCGGTCGAGTTGACGCCGAACGGGGCCATCTCCGGTTCACCCGAAGTCGTGGATACGACAGGCATCACTGCAAGCAATCGCGCGCAGGTGAAGCTGCATCAGGAACTCGCGGTGAAGGCCATCCGGCTGGCGGCACCGTTCAAATTGCCGCCGGACCTGTATGACGGCTGGAAATCCCTCCGCATCGCATTCGACAAGAGGCTATCGCAATGA
- a CDS encoding M16 family metallopeptidase codes for MPRTFAPRLALALAASPLALAASYVPAFAQNPAAAKPAPVEDLVAAVKIPYEQFTLKNGLRVIVHTDRKAPIVATSIWYGVGSKNEPKGKTGFAHLFEHLMFNGSENAPGDFFEPLQQVGATDFNGTTWFDRTNYFETVPKSALEVALFLESDRMGHLLGAVTQEKLDNQRGVVQNEKRQGDNQPYGLVEYAQLEGLLPAGHPYAHSTIGSMADLDAASLADVKGWFTDHYGPNNAVLVLAGDIDVASAKPLVEKYFGDIPAGKKVQPLDVPIPSLAARKDEVMKDRVATTRLYRWWAVPGLNDPAQTPLEIGASVLGGLASSRLDNELVRKQQIAVGVTAQLQEFAQLSFFEVTMDVKPGVDAKMAGEQLDALLKDYIAKGPTADEVARVATSNISGTIGGLESVGGFSGKAVTLAEGALYSNDPSFYAKQLKEMAEATPAQVTAAMQKWLTRPVFALTVEPGDRAAYQNAGGKASVRSGIVSTPAYYRMPADGGAGNVKVDVPATTAPRTAVDRSKLPEVGSIPNLDFPTVETTTLSNGIKVHFARRETVPTLRLSVVFDAGNAADPHDMLGTQAVTLAMLKEGTRTRNSIQIAEEQERLGAAISVGASMDRTSVSLYALTPNLAPSLDLLADVIKNPAFDVKELERVRAQQLSRIAQELTQPQALASRTLPPLLYGKDHPYGVPSSGTGDPAVVKALTPNDLASFHNKWIRGDNAEIFAVGDTTLGDLKPMLEARFGTWRMTRDLPGKKNFEVPVPPAQSRIVLVDRPQSPQSVIYGGALLNAKGTDDLVTFLSANDVLGGSFLSRINMDLRETKGWSYGVFSTVNRFENQLPYIIVAPVQADQTGPSIAALKAQMTDFLTTKGVTAAELQRTVNGSTRELAGSFETSADVLGEMQRDVLFMRPFDYAETLADRYKALTVPQLDATARKMIDPNKITWVVVGDKAVVMPQLQKLGIPITVVDSAAIAAK; via the coding sequence ATGCCTCGCACTTTCGCTCCCCGTCTCGCGCTGGCGCTCGCCGCATCGCCACTTGCGCTGGCTGCTTCCTACGTCCCTGCGTTCGCGCAGAACCCTGCTGCGGCAAAGCCAGCGCCGGTCGAAGACCTCGTCGCTGCCGTCAAGATCCCCTATGAGCAGTTTACGCTGAAGAACGGTCTGCGCGTCATTGTCCACACCGATCGCAAGGCACCGATCGTTGCGACGTCGATCTGGTATGGCGTCGGTTCCAAGAACGAGCCGAAGGGCAAGACCGGCTTTGCGCATCTGTTCGAGCATCTGATGTTCAACGGATCGGAAAATGCGCCCGGTGATTTCTTCGAGCCGCTGCAACAAGTCGGCGCGACCGACTTCAACGGAACGACATGGTTCGACCGCACCAATTATTTTGAGACGGTGCCGAAGTCGGCTCTGGAAGTAGCGCTGTTCCTGGAGAGCGACCGCATGGGGCATTTGCTCGGCGCGGTGACGCAGGAGAAGCTCGATAATCAGCGCGGCGTTGTGCAGAACGAGAAGCGGCAGGGTGATAACCAGCCCTACGGCTTAGTCGAATATGCGCAGTTGGAAGGGTTGTTGCCTGCGGGTCATCCCTACGCCCATTCGACGATCGGTTCGATGGCGGACCTGGATGCCGCCAGCCTTGCCGATGTGAAAGGCTGGTTCACCGATCATTATGGCCCCAATAATGCCGTGCTGGTGCTGGCTGGCGACATCGATGTGGCGAGCGCAAAGCCGCTGGTCGAGAAATATTTCGGCGACATTCCGGCGGGCAAGAAGGTGCAGCCACTGGATGTGCCCATCCCTTCACTCGCGGCGCGCAAGGACGAGGTGATGAAGGATCGGGTCGCGACTACGCGCCTTTATCGCTGGTGGGCGGTGCCGGGTCTCAACGATCCGGCCCAGACGCCGCTGGAGATCGGCGCAAGCGTGCTGGGCGGCCTTGCCAGTTCGCGGCTCGACAATGAATTAGTGCGCAAGCAGCAGATTGCTGTGGGCGTCACGGCGCAGTTGCAGGAATTTGCGCAACTCTCCTTCTTCGAAGTCACGATGGACGTGAAGCCGGGCGTGGACGCGAAGATGGCGGGCGAGCAGCTTGATGCCTTGTTGAAGGACTATATCGCCAAGGGGCCGACGGCGGATGAAGTCGCGCGGGTCGCTACATCCAATATCTCGGGCACCATCGGTGGCCTTGAGTCTGTGGGTGGTTTCTCGGGGAAAGCCGTGACGCTTGCCGAAGGCGCTCTATATTCCAACGATCCGTCCTTCTATGCCAAGCAGTTGAAGGAAATGGCCGAAGCCACGCCCGCGCAGGTGACGGCGGCGATGCAGAAGTGGCTGACGCGTCCCGTCTTCGCGTTGACGGTCGAGCCGGGTGACCGGGCGGCCTATCAGAACGCTGGCGGCAAGGCTTCGGTACGTTCCGGCATCGTCAGCACGCCAGCCTATTACCGGATGCCCGCCGACGGTGGCGCAGGTAATGTGAAGGTGGACGTGCCCGCGACAACCGCGCCGCGTACCGCTGTCGATCGCAGTAAGTTGCCTGAAGTTGGGTCGATCCCGAACCTCGACTTCCCGACGGTGGAAACTACGACGCTATCTAACGGGATCAAGGTGCATTTCGCGCGGCGCGAAACCGTGCCGACGTTACGGCTCTCGGTCGTATTCGACGCAGGCAATGCTGCCGATCCGCATGACATGCTGGGCACGCAGGCAGTGACGCTTGCGATGCTGAAGGAAGGCACCCGGACTCGCAACAGCATCCAGATCGCCGAGGAGCAGGAGCGGCTGGGCGCGGCAATCTCGGTAGGCGCGAGCATGGATCGCACCAGCGTCTCGCTCTATGCGCTGACGCCCAATCTTGCACCTTCGCTCGATTTGCTGGCTGACGTCATCAAGAACCCGGCCTTCGACGTTAAGGAACTGGAGCGCGTCCGTGCGCAGCAACTCTCGCGGATCGCGCAGGAATTGACGCAGCCGCAGGCGCTGGCGAGCCGGACACTTCCGCCGCTTCTGTATGGCAAGGACCATCCCTATGGCGTACCTTCCAGCGGCACGGGCGATCCGGCCGTGGTGAAGGCGCTGACCCCGAACGACCTGGCGAGCTTCCACAACAAATGGATTCGCGGCGACAATGCGGAAATCTTCGCGGTGGGTGACACGACGCTCGGCGACTTGAAGCCCATGCTGGAGGCGCGCTTTGGCACATGGCGGATGACGCGGGACTTGCCGGGCAAGAAGAATTTCGAAGTACCGGTGCCGCCCGCGCAATCGCGGATCGTGCTGGTGGATCGCCCGCAATCGCCGCAGTCGGTTATTTACGGTGGTGCGTTGCTGAACGCGAAGGGCACGGACGACCTAGTGACATTCCTGTCGGCAAACGATGTGCTGGGTGGCAGTTTCCTCAGCCGCATCAACATGGATCTGCGTGAGACGAAGGGCTGGTCCTATGGCGTGTTCTCCACCGTCAACCGCTTCGAGAACCAGTTGCCGTATATCATCGTAGCGCCGGTGCAGGCGGATCAGACTGGACCTTCGATTGCGGCGCTCAAGGCGCAGATGACCGACTTCCTGACGACGAAGGGGGTCACTGCCGCGGAATTGCAGCGGACGGTCAACGGCAGTACGCGTGAACTGGCAGGGAGCTTCGAGACATCGGCGGATGTGTTGGGTGAGATGCAACGCGATGTGCTTTTCATGCGGCCGTTCGATTATGCCGAAACCCTGGCAGATCGCTACAAGGCGCTGACTGTGCCACAGCTTGACGCTACGGCGCGCAAGATGATCGATCCGAACAAGATCACTTGGGTCGTAGTAGGGGATAAGGCTGTGGTTATGCCGCAGCTTCAAAAGCTTGGCATTCCCATCACGGTCGTTGACAGCGCCGCCATAGCCGCCAAATAA